Proteins encoded together in one Ciona intestinalis chromosome 3, KH, whole genome shotgun sequence window:
- the LOC108949305 gene encoding uncharacterized protein LOC108949305 yields the protein MVHVRPLSEGLSSSETATRYSSNVKSGKGPSDFPARTRTVSYDKHYLSHTDTTGGGLGNSYPHQKEFAWNLLFLKQSWGIGKNAPHANKKAHERQTTVGSLKNLKSSHHPTRATSEAKSESNVTLPPLKRETKLSISVSRRDRKRRLTVSDGSRATLDSIPENEPLTSLRSNTTDGQLRKSERLKRYESKYSTMSSRQKKRASSRSESQSSCKSTSTSVRSGAISELNSFDGGSSCPTASRGSSSFYGTRSMNESSLSGSTRWDEHEGRPFHDKMSNNKTRGQSVVNCTIKPETLQKLVRAVSEPTRNSAPHLESPGVSYSFNRSLQMGRHQPFTNLNFAVEDSASKARLRSSLYKPEADLRRPTIFRSNKEKGKSSKLFNPKVHGDITRYKMVHRHAHKGPPDSLIPTKWVASNSKTNGPWAKYETTF from the exons atggtTCATGTACGACCGTTGTCCGAAGGTTTAAGTTCGTCAGAAACAGCAACTCG GTATTCCTCAAATGTGAAAAGTGGTAAAGGGCCTTCGGATTTTCCAGCTAGGACTCGGACAGTTTCATACGACAAGCACTATCTTTCACACACAGACACAACCGGCGGCGGCTTGGGAAATTCAT ACCCACATCAGAAAGAATTTGCGTGGAACCTGCTGTTTCTAAAACAAAGTTGGGGAATAGGAAAGAATGCACCACACGCTAATAAAAAGGCACATGAAAGGCAAACTACTGTAGGAAGTTTAAAGAATCTAAAAAGTTCTCACCACCCAACACGTGCGACATCTGAG GCCAAAAGTGAATCCAACGTTACGTTGCCACCCTTGAAACGCGAAACTAAATTAAGTATTTCGGTTTCACGAAGAGACAGAAAACGAAGACTAACAGTATCGGATGGTTCACGAGCTACATTAGATTCCATCCCAGAAAATGAACCAT TGACTTCTTTACGAAGCAATACAACGGACGGTCAACTGCGTAAATCAGAAAGGCTTAAGCGATATGAGAGCAAATACTCTACAATGTCATCACGACAGAAAAAGAGAGCGAGTTCTCGGTCTGAAAGTCAGAGTAGCTGCAAATCTACATCAACTTCTGTTAGATCTGGCGCCATATCGGAACTAAATTCATTCGATGGCGGTTCTTCATGCCCCACAGCATCACGTGGGTCATCTTCGTTTTACGGAACTCGATCCATGAACGAGAGCAGTTTGTCCGGCTCCACAAGGTGGGACGAGCACGAGGGCCGGCCATTTCATGATAAAATGTCAAACAACAAAACACGTGGACAGTCAGTTGTGAATTGCACAATCAAACCTGAAACTCTGCAGAAGTTGGTCAGGGCAGTGTCGGAACCAACACGGAACTCAGCTCCACACCTCGAATCACCGGGTGTGTCTTATTCCTTTAATCGGAGTTTGCAAATGGGTCGACATCAACCTTTCACCAACCTAAACTTTGCTGTGGAAGACTCGGCAAGCAAGGCTCGGCTTCGGTCGTCGCTCTATAAACCTGAAGCTGATTTGAGAAGGCCAACAATCTTTCGCAGTAACAAAGAAAAAGGGAAATCGTCGAAATTGTTTAACCCAAAGGTACATGGTGATATTACTCGTTACAAGATGGTACACCGCCATGCGCATAAGGGTCCGCCGGATTCGCTTATTCCAACGAAGTGGGTTGCCAGCAACAGCAAGACAAATGGACCTTGGGCAAAATACGAAACCACATTTTAG
- the LOC100175234 gene encoding kinesin heavy chain isoform X1 (The sequence of the model RefSeq protein was modified relative to this genomic sequence to represent the inferred CDS: added 245 bases not found in genome assembly): MANKEDAAAECSIKVMCRFRPLNSSEKERGDEFLPKISAEDKVTFGRPSKMYTFDRVFGPSSTQEQVYVAGARPIVKDVLEGYNGTIFAYGQTSSGKTHTMEGVLHDDNLRGIIPRIIDDIFNHIYTMDENLEFHIKISYFEIYLDKVKDLLDVSKTNLSVHEDKNRVPYVKGCTERFVASPEEVMETIDEGKSNRHVAVTNMNEHSSRSHSIFLINVKQENTMTETKLTGKLYLVDLAGSEKVGKTGAEGTVLHEAMNINKSLSSLGNVISALADGTKTHIPYRDSKMTRILQDSLGGNCRTTIFICCSPASYNEPETKSTLLFGVRAKTIKNSVQANVELTAEQWRKKFEKERDRNKQLINTVAHLEKELSRWRSDENCNEIRDTVPIEERVNTKDRASLAPIVDNHTAPVTLITNAQIATVQSNDSLVTSATTDSLDDERQNLYKMLDDKDEEINQTSQMLERVKQQMTEQEDIITQHRIDYENLQEEMTRLQTDNEAAKEEVQDVLQALEELALNYDRKVQIAEDKHKELNQVSEELSEKTKSLNALEMEVAHLKDVGDLHKRRVSDLMTSMLKDLGEIGTAINNKEQQIPETIGEKFEEEITMTRLYVSRMKSEVKQLASKCHGLQTQQEDNNKKLEESEQELSNSRLLISQHEAKMKSLIEYMKDVENKKRTLEESVDKLNEDMAQLRSREQMRVIALEDKEKESMDHQKNAEELKHSLEQELESHRDSHHMQVSRLRDEVEEKMKMIEALKDNHQKLFLENEKLQSDYEKLKKEERDKELKLKDLHSKFDRREQARQDLKGLEETVSKELQTLHNLRKLFVRDLNAKVKKQLGGDEVDDLGGSVVQKQKISFLEGNLDQLTKVHKQLVRDNADLRCELPKLEKRLRATAERVKALETALREAKEGAMRDRKRYQHEVDRIKEAVRAKNMTRRGHSAQIAKPIRPGQNSTHGSTIRGGGQPVISIRGGGRNRTPTTQRYDEGDVDSSIKKGIQSPPTAVGATTAQLGNRKDSHPLK; encoded by the exons ATGGCGAACAAAGAAGATGCCGCAGCCGAATGCAGTATTAAG GTGATGTGCAGGTTCCGCCCCCTAAATTCATCTGAAAAAGAAAGAGGGGATGAATTTCTTCCAAAAATATCTGCtgaggataaagtaacttTTGGAAGACCA tcAAAAATGTACACATTTGATCGAGTATTTGGCCCTTCATCAACACAGGAACAAGTTTATGTGGCTGGAGCAAGGCCCATTGTTAAAG ATGTGTTGGAAGGCTATAATGGAACCATATTTGCATACGGCCAAACTTCAAGTGGGAAAACTCACACAATGGAG GGAGTATTACATGATGACAATCTGCGAGGCATCATTCCACGTATCATTGATGATATTTTCAACCACATCTACACCATGGATGAGAATCTTGAGTTTCACATTAAAATATCTTACTTTGAAATTTATCTTGACAAAGTGAAAGATTTACTTGATG TTTCAAAGACTAATCTCTCAGTCCACGAAGATAAGAATCGTGTTCCATATGTGAAGGGATGCACAGAGCGATTTGTTGCATCACCTGAGGAAGTAATGGAAACAATAGATGAAGGAAAATCTAATCGACATGTTGCTGTTACAA ACATGAACGAACACAGTTCACGAAGCCACAGTATTTTCCTCATTAATGTAAAGCAAGAAAACACAATGACGGAAACTAAACTTACCGGCAAACTTTACTTGGTTGATCTTGCTGGAAGTGAAAAG GTTGGTAAAACAGGAGCTGAAGGAACAGTATTACACGAAGCAATGAACATCAACAAATCTTTATCATCTCTTGGTAATGTGATATCTGCCCTTGCAGATGGAACG AAAACCCACATTCCCTATCGGGATAGTAAAATGACGCGGATATTACAAGACAGCTTGGGTGGAAATTGTCGAACTACGATATTTATCTGTTGCTCACCAGCAAGCTACAATGAACCAGAAACTAAATCCACACTTTTGTTTGGTGTGAG agcAAAGACGATTAAGAACTCCGTGCAAGCTAATGTGGAATTAACTGCCGAGCAATGGAGGAAGAAATTTGAAAAAGAACGAGATCGTAACAAACAGCTTATTAATACTGTCGCTCATCTTGAAAAGGAACTTTCCAGGTGGAGAAGTG ATGAGAATTGCAATGAGATAA GAGATACTGTTCCTATTGAAGAGCGAGTCAACACAAAGGACCGTGCTTCTCTAGCACCCATAGTGGACAATCACACTGCACCAGTTACACTTATAACCAATGCACAG ATTGCAACCGTTCAATCCAATGATTCACTTGTAACATCAGCTACAACAGATTCACTTGATGATGAGAGACAGAACTTGTACAAGATGCTTGATGATAAG GATGAGGAGATCAATCAGACTTCACAGATGTTGGAACGAGTGAAGCAACAGATGACTGAGCAGGAAGACATCATCACACAACATCGGATCGATTACGAAAACCTCCAGGAAGAGATGACCAGGCTTCAG aCGGATAATGAAGCTGCTAAGGAGGAAGTACAAGACGTCTTACAAGCTTTGGAAGAACTTGCATTAAACTATGATCGTAAAGTGCAAATAGCTGAAGACAAACATAAAGAACTCAACCAAGTATCTGAAGAATTAAGTGAGAAAACT AAATCGCTGAATGCACTTGAGATGGAGGTTGCTCACTTGAAAGATGTTGGAGATCTTCACAAACGACGTGTTAGTGATCTAATGACATCAATGTTGAAGGATCTTGGTGAAATAGGAACAGCTATCAACAACAAGGAACAG CAAATCCCAGAAACAATTGGTGAGAAGTTTGAGGAGGAGATCACGATGACGAGGCTCTATGTGTCGCGGATGAAATCGGAAGTGAAACAACTCGCATCCAAGTGTCATGGACTGCAGACGCAACAGGAGGATAATAACAAGAAGTTGGAAGAAAGTGAACAGGAGCTCTCAAACTCCCGTCTCCTCATCTCACAG CATGAAGCGAAGATGAAATCACTCATCGAGTATATGAAGGATGTTGAAAACAAGAAGAGGACATTGGAAGAATCTGTTGATAAACTGAATGAGGATATGGCTCAACTCCGATCACGGGAGCAAATGAGAGTAATAGCTCTAGAAGACAAAGAGAAAGAATCCATG GATCATCAGAAGAATGCAGAAGAGCTAAAACATTCCCTGGAGCAAGAGCTTGAAAGTCATCGTGACTCGCATCACATGCAGGTATCGCGACTTCGGGATGAAGTGGAAGAAAAGATGAAGATGATTGAAGCTCTGAAAGA CAACCatcaaaagttgtttttggAAAATGAGAAACTTCAGTCTGATTACGAGAAGTTAAAGAAAGAGGAACGAGATAAGGAATTAAAACTGAAAGATCTTCATTCAAAGTTTGATAGAAGAGAACAAGCAAGACAGGACTTGAAG GGACTTGAGGAGACTGTTAGTAAAGAACTACAAACATTACACAACCTTCGTAAACTTTTTGTGAGAGATCTTAATGCAAAAGTAAAGAAG GTATCAACATGAGGTAGATAGAATCAAGGAAGCTGTTAGAGCAAAGAATATGACAAGACGAGGACATTCTGCACAGATCG CAAAACCGATCCGACCTGGACAGAATTCAACGCATGGATCGACCATCAGAGGTGGTGGACAACCTGTTATATCTATTCGTGGAGGTGGCAG aaatcgCACTCCTACCACACAACGTTATGATGAAGGTGACGTTGATTCTTCTATAAAGAAAGGAATCCAATCTCCACCAACGGCTGTAGGAG cTACAACAGCGCAG CTTGGGAATAGAAAG GATTCACATCCACTGAAGTAA
- the LOC100175234 gene encoding kinesin heavy chain isoform X2 (The sequence of the model RefSeq protein was modified relative to this genomic sequence to represent the inferred CDS: added 245 bases not found in genome assembly), whose protein sequence is MANKEDAAAECSIKVMCRFRPLNSSEKERGDEFLPKISAEDKVTFGRPSKMYTFDRVFGPSSTQEQVYVAGARPIVKDVLEGYNGTIFAYGQTSSGKTHTMEGVLHDDNLRGIIPRIIDDIFNHIYTMDENLEFHIKISYFEIYLDKVKDLLDVSKTNLSVHEDKNRVPYVKGCTERFVASPEEVMETIDEGKSNRHVAVTNMNEHSSRSHSIFLINVKQENTMTETKLTGKLYLVDLAGSEKVGKTGAEGTVLHEAMNINKSLSSLGNVISALADGTKTHIPYRDSKMTRILQDSLGGNCRTTIFICCSPASYNEPETKSTLLFGVRAKTIKNSVQANVELTAEQWRKKFEKERDRNKQLINTVAHLEKELSRWRSDENCNEIRDTVPIEERVNTKDRASLAPIVDNHTAPVTLITNAQIATVQSNDSLVTSATTDSLDDERQNLYKMLDDKDEEINQTSQMLERVKQQMTEQEDIITQHRIDYENLQEEMTRLQTDNEAAKEEVQDVLQALEELALNYDRKVQIAEDKHKELNQVSEELSEKTKSLNALEMEVAHLKDVGDLHKRRVSDLMTSMLKDLGEIGTAINNKEQQIPETIGEKFEEEITMTRLYVSRMKSEVKQLASKCHGLQTQQEDNNKKLEESEQELSNSRLLISQHEAKMKSLIEYMKDVENKKRTLEESVDKLNEDMAQLRSREQMRVIALEDKEKESMDHQKNAEELKHSLEQELESHRDSHHMQVSRLRDEVEEKMKMIEALKDNHQKLFLENEKLQSDYEKLKKEERDKELKLKDLHSKFDRREQARQDLKGLEETVSKELQTLHNLRKLFVRDLNAKVKKQLGGDEVDDLGGSVVQKQKISFLEGNLDQLTKVHKQLVRDNADLRCELPKLEKRLRATAERVKALETALREAKEGAMRDRKRYQHEVDRIKEAVRAKNMTRRGHSAQIAKPIRPGQNSTHGSTIRGGGQPVISIRGGGRNRTPTTQRYDEGDVDSSIKKGIQSPPTAVGAWE, encoded by the exons ATGGCGAACAAAGAAGATGCCGCAGCCGAATGCAGTATTAAG GTGATGTGCAGGTTCCGCCCCCTAAATTCATCTGAAAAAGAAAGAGGGGATGAATTTCTTCCAAAAATATCTGCtgaggataaagtaacttTTGGAAGACCA tcAAAAATGTACACATTTGATCGAGTATTTGGCCCTTCATCAACACAGGAACAAGTTTATGTGGCTGGAGCAAGGCCCATTGTTAAAG ATGTGTTGGAAGGCTATAATGGAACCATATTTGCATACGGCCAAACTTCAAGTGGGAAAACTCACACAATGGAG GGAGTATTACATGATGACAATCTGCGAGGCATCATTCCACGTATCATTGATGATATTTTCAACCACATCTACACCATGGATGAGAATCTTGAGTTTCACATTAAAATATCTTACTTTGAAATTTATCTTGACAAAGTGAAAGATTTACTTGATG TTTCAAAGACTAATCTCTCAGTCCACGAAGATAAGAATCGTGTTCCATATGTGAAGGGATGCACAGAGCGATTTGTTGCATCACCTGAGGAAGTAATGGAAACAATAGATGAAGGAAAATCTAATCGACATGTTGCTGTTACAA ACATGAACGAACACAGTTCACGAAGCCACAGTATTTTCCTCATTAATGTAAAGCAAGAAAACACAATGACGGAAACTAAACTTACCGGCAAACTTTACTTGGTTGATCTTGCTGGAAGTGAAAAG GTTGGTAAAACAGGAGCTGAAGGAACAGTATTACACGAAGCAATGAACATCAACAAATCTTTATCATCTCTTGGTAATGTGATATCTGCCCTTGCAGATGGAACG AAAACCCACATTCCCTATCGGGATAGTAAAATGACGCGGATATTACAAGACAGCTTGGGTGGAAATTGTCGAACTACGATATTTATCTGTTGCTCACCAGCAAGCTACAATGAACCAGAAACTAAATCCACACTTTTGTTTGGTGTGAG agcAAAGACGATTAAGAACTCCGTGCAAGCTAATGTGGAATTAACTGCCGAGCAATGGAGGAAGAAATTTGAAAAAGAACGAGATCGTAACAAACAGCTTATTAATACTGTCGCTCATCTTGAAAAGGAACTTTCCAGGTGGAGAAGTG ATGAGAATTGCAATGAGATAA GAGATACTGTTCCTATTGAAGAGCGAGTCAACACAAAGGACCGTGCTTCTCTAGCACCCATAGTGGACAATCACACTGCACCAGTTACACTTATAACCAATGCACAG ATTGCAACCGTTCAATCCAATGATTCACTTGTAACATCAGCTACAACAGATTCACTTGATGATGAGAGACAGAACTTGTACAAGATGCTTGATGATAAG GATGAGGAGATCAATCAGACTTCACAGATGTTGGAACGAGTGAAGCAACAGATGACTGAGCAGGAAGACATCATCACACAACATCGGATCGATTACGAAAACCTCCAGGAAGAGATGACCAGGCTTCAG aCGGATAATGAAGCTGCTAAGGAGGAAGTACAAGACGTCTTACAAGCTTTGGAAGAACTTGCATTAAACTATGATCGTAAAGTGCAAATAGCTGAAGACAAACATAAAGAACTCAACCAAGTATCTGAAGAATTAAGTGAGAAAACT AAATCGCTGAATGCACTTGAGATGGAGGTTGCTCACTTGAAAGATGTTGGAGATCTTCACAAACGACGTGTTAGTGATCTAATGACATCAATGTTGAAGGATCTTGGTGAAATAGGAACAGCTATCAACAACAAGGAACAG CAAATCCCAGAAACAATTGGTGAGAAGTTTGAGGAGGAGATCACGATGACGAGGCTCTATGTGTCGCGGATGAAATCGGAAGTGAAACAACTCGCATCCAAGTGTCATGGACTGCAGACGCAACAGGAGGATAATAACAAGAAGTTGGAAGAAAGTGAACAGGAGCTCTCAAACTCCCGTCTCCTCATCTCACAG CATGAAGCGAAGATGAAATCACTCATCGAGTATATGAAGGATGTTGAAAACAAGAAGAGGACATTGGAAGAATCTGTTGATAAACTGAATGAGGATATGGCTCAACTCCGATCACGGGAGCAAATGAGAGTAATAGCTCTAGAAGACAAAGAGAAAGAATCCATG GATCATCAGAAGAATGCAGAAGAGCTAAAACATTCCCTGGAGCAAGAGCTTGAAAGTCATCGTGACTCGCATCACATGCAGGTATCGCGACTTCGGGATGAAGTGGAAGAAAAGATGAAGATGATTGAAGCTCTGAAAGA CAACCatcaaaagttgtttttggAAAATGAGAAACTTCAGTCTGATTACGAGAAGTTAAAGAAAGAGGAACGAGATAAGGAATTAAAACTGAAAGATCTTCATTCAAAGTTTGATAGAAGAGAACAAGCAAGACAGGACTTGAAG GGACTTGAGGAGACTGTTAGTAAAGAACTACAAACATTACACAACCTTCGTAAACTTTTTGTGAGAGATCTTAATGCAAAAGTAAAGAAG GTATCAACATGAGGTAGATAGAATCAAGGAAGCTGTTAGAGCAAAGAATATGACAAGACGAGGACATTCTGCACAGATCG CAAAACCGATCCGACCTGGACAGAATTCAACGCATGGATCGACCATCAGAGGTGGTGGACAACCTGTTATATCTATTCGTGGAGGTGGCAG aaatcgCACTCCTACCACACAACGTTATGATGAAGGTGACGTTGATTCTTCTATAAAGAAAGGAATCCAATCTCCACCAACGGCTGTAGGAG CTTGGGAATAG